In the Candidatus Baltobacteraceae bacterium genome, one interval contains:
- the tkt gene encoding transketolase, whose product MPNTREDEQRINAIRFLSVDAVQKAKSGHPGMPLGAAATAFTLWSKHLRFNPKDPAWFDRDRFVLSAGHASAMLYSLLYLTGYDLSMDDLKSFRQLGSKTPGHPEAHHTPGVEVTTGPLGQGFANAVGLAIAEAHLGAVYNTGAQRIVDHHTYVMCSDGDMMEGISNEAASLAGHLQLGKLIALYDDNKVTLAADTGVTFTEDVGLRFEALGWHIAHIPDGNDVAAIDAAITAAKAVADKPSLILVRTHIGYGSPEQDSFKAHGEPLGPENVKKTKERLGWPLEPDFYVPDDVLAWYRTFVDRGAELQNDWKKTFDAWKAGNTEAAAQLERALAKQPPAQIAWPVFTKENGDNIATRDAGGIAINAIAKAAPELVGGSADLDSSTKTYLKDFGDFQPGTYAGRNIHYGVREHAMAAINTGLALHGALLPFGATFLNFLDYMKGAVRLAALNKVRCYYVLTHDSVFLGEDGPTHQPIEHLAHMRATPNLMVVRPADSVETLEAWKLMLAAQGGPWALILSRQKLPFLGERTFDMRNGAYTLVDTDATPDLILIATGSEVSLAVRAAELLAKRGMKTRVVSMPCWELFAAASQSYRDSVLPPAVTARMSIEAAATFGWREWVGDRGYTYGIDHFGTSAPAADIVREYGFTPEHIAQVAQDHFATAAQH is encoded by the coding sequence AAGCACCTGCGGTTCAACCCGAAGGATCCGGCCTGGTTCGATCGGGACCGGTTCGTGCTCAGCGCCGGCCATGCGTCGGCGATGCTCTATTCGCTGCTCTACCTAACCGGCTACGATCTCTCGATGGACGATTTGAAATCGTTCCGTCAACTCGGCAGCAAGACGCCCGGCCACCCCGAGGCGCATCACACGCCGGGGGTCGAGGTGACGACCGGGCCGCTCGGACAGGGCTTCGCCAACGCCGTCGGCCTGGCTATCGCCGAGGCGCATTTGGGTGCCGTCTACAACACGGGCGCGCAGCGGATCGTCGACCACCACACCTACGTGATGTGCAGCGACGGCGACATGATGGAAGGGATATCCAACGAAGCCGCGTCGCTCGCGGGTCATCTGCAGCTGGGCAAGCTGATCGCGCTCTACGACGATAACAAAGTGACGCTTGCCGCCGACACCGGGGTCACCTTTACCGAGGATGTCGGCTTGCGCTTCGAGGCGTTGGGCTGGCACATCGCACACATCCCCGACGGCAACGACGTCGCGGCGATCGACGCTGCGATAACGGCCGCCAAGGCGGTCGCGGATAAGCCCTCGCTGATTCTCGTTCGCACGCACATCGGCTACGGCTCGCCGGAGCAAGACTCGTTCAAGGCCCACGGCGAACCGCTCGGTCCCGAGAACGTGAAGAAAACCAAAGAGCGCCTCGGCTGGCCGCTCGAACCCGACTTTTACGTGCCCGACGACGTGCTCGCGTGGTATCGCACGTTCGTCGATCGCGGCGCGGAACTGCAGAACGATTGGAAGAAGACGTTCGATGCCTGGAAGGCCGGCAACACCGAAGCCGCCGCGCAACTCGAACGCGCCCTCGCGAAGCAGCCGCCGGCGCAGATTGCGTGGCCGGTCTTTACCAAAGAGAACGGCGACAACATCGCCACGCGCGATGCCGGCGGTATCGCGATCAACGCGATCGCCAAGGCCGCGCCCGAACTCGTCGGGGGTTCGGCGGATCTCGATTCGTCTACGAAAACCTATCTCAAGGACTTTGGCGACTTCCAACCCGGAACGTATGCCGGGCGCAACATTCACTACGGCGTGCGCGAGCATGCGATGGCCGCGATAAATACCGGTCTCGCGCTACACGGCGCGCTCTTGCCGTTCGGCGCGACCTTCTTGAACTTTCTCGATTACATGAAGGGCGCGGTCCGTTTGGCCGCGCTCAATAAGGTGCGCTGCTACTACGTTCTCACGCACGACTCCGTCTTTCTTGGCGAGGATGGGCCGACGCACCAGCCGATCGAACATCTCGCACACATGCGCGCGACGCCGAATCTCATGGTCGTCCGTCCGGCCGATTCGGTCGAAACGCTCGAAGCGTGGAAGCTTATGCTTGCGGCGCAGGGCGGCCCGTGGGCGCTGATCTTGAGCCGGCAGAAACTGCCGTTTCTGGGCGAGCGCACGTTCGATATGCGCAACGGCGCCTACACGCTCGTCGACACCGACGCGACCCCGGATCTCATCTTGATCGCCACCGGCTCCGAAGTCTCGCTTGCCGTGCGAGCCGCCGAGCTGCTCGCCAAACGCGGAATGAAGACGCGGGTTGTTTCGATGCCGTGCTGGGAGCTCTTCGCGGCGGCTTCGCAATCGTACCGCGATAGCGTCTTGCCGCCCGCCGTCACCGCGCGGATGTCGATCGAAGCCGCCGCAACCTTCGGCTGGCGGGAGTGGGTCGGCGATCGCGGCTATACCTACGGCATCGATCATTTCGGAACATCCGCGCCCGCCGCCGATATCGTTCGAGAGTACGGATTCACGCCCGAGCACATCGCGCAGGTCGCGCAAGACCACTTCGCTACTGCCGCCCAACACTAG
- a CDS encoding bifunctional transaldolase/phosoglucose isomerase — MSNQLQQLLEAGQSVWLDNLRRSMFASGELQGLIDRGLRGMTSNPTIFEKAIGTGNDYDEQLKSLIGKQHDANTLFWELAIADIQNACDLFKPVYDGSGGNDGFVSLEVSPLLAHDTQGTIDMAKDLWKRVNRANLMVKIPGTNEGVPAIEACIAEGININVTLIFSIEMYEKTSQAYIRGLQRRLEKGQPIDRIRSVNSVFVSRIDTAIDKILQDRIDKGEKNLVSLLGKTGVANLRLTYQKFLELFEGAGFAAVKSKGGHVQRPLWASTSTKNPSYPDLMYVEPVVGKETVNTMPPNTLAALLDHGSVVPETVLRDLDDARATIKHLQDAKISLFDVTHKLQVEGVASFSDSFAALLGAIVYKQKQLSSGQKRVALSLGTYEEPFSSALETLAKNDFLKKLWAKDPSPWSSDPQHAEIIKHALGWLEIPQHMLESVPNLQHFANDVASQFSHAVVLGMGGSSLAPDIMRLTFGKIDGHPQLHVLDSTDPAQIRDIEGAIDLARTLFIVASKSGTTTEPDAFYRYFHAEVTKAVGSAHAGSHFVAITDPGTALEAEAQAQGFRATFVNDPNIGGRYSALSFFGMVPAAVAGYDINLLLDRGLGAMHANDKSVTPADAPGARFGAAIGALATHGRDKLTIVTHPSVRAFGAWAEQLVAESTGKMGKGILPVEGERLGEPEVYGDDRVFVYVGANLPKAEAETDTKLRAIEKAGHPVIRLAMNDAYDVGEQFFLWEIAVAAAGSILQIDAFDQPNVQESKDNTKALLKEYAGNGKIHEPVADVDGELFDITFMSGSSEAGSTDLTAALVELVAQIRPHDYVAFCAYIDRNAKHAESIDRARLAIRDAKRIATTVGFGPRFLHSTGQEHKGGPATGVFIQITGDSPFDLPIPGMNVGFRTLIAAQALGDLQSLDKRNRRGVRVHLKGDVDKALHALVASIEDALSLKV; from the coding sequence ATGAGTAACCAATTGCAGCAATTGCTCGAAGCCGGCCAGAGCGTATGGCTCGACAACCTGCGGCGCAGCATGTTCGCTTCGGGTGAGCTGCAGGGCCTCATCGACCGAGGCCTGCGCGGCATGACGTCCAATCCGACGATCTTCGAAAAAGCGATCGGCACCGGCAACGACTACGACGAACAGCTGAAATCGCTGATCGGCAAACAGCACGATGCGAACACGCTCTTCTGGGAGCTCGCGATCGCCGACATTCAAAACGCGTGCGACCTTTTCAAACCGGTCTACGACGGAAGCGGCGGAAACGACGGATTCGTCAGTCTCGAGGTCTCGCCGTTGCTCGCGCACGACACGCAGGGCACGATCGACATGGCCAAAGATCTCTGGAAACGCGTCAACCGCGCGAATCTCATGGTGAAGATCCCGGGAACCAACGAGGGCGTACCGGCGATCGAAGCGTGCATCGCCGAGGGCATCAACATCAACGTGACGCTGATCTTCTCGATCGAAATGTACGAGAAGACCTCACAGGCCTACATTCGCGGCCTGCAGCGCCGTCTCGAAAAGGGGCAGCCGATCGACCGCATTCGATCGGTCAACAGCGTCTTCGTGAGCCGTATCGATACGGCGATCGATAAGATTCTTCAAGACCGCATCGACAAGGGCGAGAAGAATCTCGTTTCGCTGCTGGGCAAAACCGGCGTGGCGAACTTGAGACTCACCTATCAGAAATTCCTCGAACTCTTCGAGGGTGCCGGGTTTGCGGCCGTCAAGAGCAAGGGCGGACACGTGCAGCGCCCGCTCTGGGCCTCGACGTCGACCAAAAACCCCAGCTATCCCGATCTGATGTACGTGGAACCGGTCGTCGGCAAAGAGACCGTCAACACGATGCCCCCGAATACGCTCGCGGCGCTGCTCGATCACGGCAGCGTCGTACCGGAGACGGTCTTGCGCGATTTGGATGACGCTCGCGCGACGATCAAGCATCTGCAGGACGCGAAGATCTCGCTTTTCGACGTCACCCACAAGCTGCAGGTCGAAGGCGTCGCTTCGTTCAGCGACTCGTTCGCGGCGCTGCTCGGCGCGATCGTCTACAAACAGAAGCAGCTCAGCTCGGGGCAAAAACGGGTTGCGCTCTCACTCGGCACCTACGAGGAACCGTTTTCCAGCGCGCTCGAGACGTTGGCGAAGAACGATTTTCTGAAAAAGCTCTGGGCCAAAGATCCGAGCCCGTGGTCGAGCGACCCGCAGCATGCCGAGATCATCAAGCACGCACTCGGATGGCTCGAGATCCCGCAGCATATGCTGGAAAGCGTCCCCAATCTTCAGCATTTCGCGAACGACGTCGCGTCCCAGTTCTCGCATGCGGTCGTACTCGGAATGGGCGGCAGTTCGCTCGCCCCCGACATCATGCGCCTAACCTTCGGAAAGATCGACGGGCATCCCCAACTCCACGTGCTCGACTCGACCGACCCCGCGCAGATTCGCGATATCGAAGGGGCGATCGATCTGGCGCGTACGCTGTTTATCGTAGCGAGCAAGAGCGGTACTACGACCGAACCCGACGCGTTCTACCGGTATTTCCACGCGGAGGTCACCAAGGCGGTTGGCTCGGCGCACGCCGGCTCGCACTTCGTCGCCATTACCGATCCCGGAACGGCGCTCGAAGCCGAAGCGCAAGCGCAAGGCTTCCGCGCGACGTTCGTCAACGATCCGAACATCGGCGGGCGATATTCGGCCCTCTCCTTCTTCGGCATGGTTCCGGCGGCCGTCGCCGGCTACGACATCAACCTATTGCTCGATCGCGGACTTGGAGCGATGCACGCGAACGACAAGTCCGTCACGCCCGCCGACGCACCGGGCGCCCGATTCGGTGCCGCCATCGGCGCGCTCGCAACGCACGGTCGCGATAAGCTTACGATCGTTACGCATCCCTCGGTTCGCGCGTTCGGCGCCTGGGCCGAGCAGCTCGTCGCCGAATCCACCGGCAAAATGGGCAAGGGTATTCTGCCCGTCGAGGGCGAGCGGCTCGGCGAGCCGGAGGTCTACGGCGACGATCGCGTATTCGTCTACGTCGGTGCCAATCTCCCGAAGGCCGAAGCCGAGACCGACACAAAATTGCGCGCGATCGAAAAAGCCGGACATCCGGTGATTCGTCTAGCCATGAACGACGCCTACGATGTCGGCGAGCAGTTCTTCCTCTGGGAGATCGCGGTAGCCGCGGCGGGATCGATCCTGCAGATCGATGCATTCGATCAGCCGAACGTGCAAGAATCCAAAGACAACACCAAAGCGCTGCTTAAAGAATACGCCGGTAACGGCAAAATCCACGAGCCTGTAGCCGACGTCGACGGCGAACTCTTCGATATCACGTTTATGAGCGGCAGCTCCGAAGCTGGCAGCACCGATCTCACGGCCGCTCTCGTCGAATTGGTCGCGCAGATTCGGCCTCACGACTACGTCGCGTTTTGCGCGTATATCGATCGCAATGCGAAGCACGCCGAATCGATCGATCGCGCGCGGCTCGCCATTCGCGATGCCAAACGCATCGCAACCACCGTCGGCTTCGGACCGCGCTTCCTGCACTCGACGGGGCAGGAACACAAAGGCGGACCGGCTACCGGCGTTTTTATCCAAATCACCGGCGACTCGCCGTTCGATCTGCCGATCCCCGGCATGAACGTCGGATTCCGAACGCTCATCGCGGCGCAGGCGCTCGGCGATCTGCAGTCGCTCGATAAGCGCAACCGGCGCGGCGTGCGCGTGCATCTCAAGGGCGACGTCGACAAGGCGCTGCACGCATTGGTCGCGTCAATCGAAGACGCGCTTTCGCTTAAAGTTTAA
- the gnd gene encoding decarboxylating 6-phosphogluconate dehydrogenase produces the protein MSRATSTRRCTHWSRQSKTRFRLKFKRRSMQLGMVGLGRMGANMTTRLQQGGHSVVVYDRSADAVKTAASGGATGAQSLADLCGKLNGSPKVVWIMVPSGKPTDETIDALIALLGQGDIIIDGGNTNYKEGLAAYERCKAKGVSLVDAGTSGGVWGLKEGYCLMVGGDDAAVKSCEPIFLTLAPENGYAHVGPAGAGHYSKMVHNGVEYGLLQAYGEGFELLETSPYTYDLKQLAELWRHGSVVRSWLLDLAVLAFDEDPGLEKIRGYVDDNGEGRWTVQAAIEQSVPAPVITLSLMARFASRQDESFSAKVIAALRNQFGGHAVKAEK, from the coding sequence ATCTCAAGGGCGACGTCGACAAGGCGCTGCACGCATTGGTCGCGTCAATCGAAGACGCGCTTTCGCTTAAAGTTTAAAAGGAGATCCATGCAACTCGGAATGGTCGGACTCGGGCGCATGGGCGCGAACATGACGACGCGCCTGCAGCAAGGCGGCCACAGCGTCGTCGTCTACGATCGTAGCGCCGATGCCGTAAAAACCGCCGCTTCGGGCGGGGCGACCGGCGCGCAGTCGCTGGCCGACTTGTGCGGGAAGCTCAACGGTTCGCCCAAGGTCGTCTGGATTATGGTGCCCTCAGGCAAACCGACCGACGAAACGATCGACGCGCTGATCGCGCTGCTCGGCCAAGGCGATATCATCATCGATGGCGGCAACACGAACTACAAGGAAGGTCTCGCAGCCTACGAACGGTGCAAGGCCAAGGGCGTCAGCCTCGTCGACGCGGGAACCAGCGGGGGCGTTTGGGGACTCAAAGAGGGGTACTGTTTGATGGTCGGCGGCGACGACGCTGCGGTAAAAAGCTGCGAGCCGATCTTTCTAACGCTCGCACCCGAGAACGGCTACGCGCACGTCGGGCCCGCGGGTGCCGGACACTACTCGAAGATGGTGCACAACGGCGTCGAGTACGGACTCTTGCAAGCCTACGGCGAAGGATTCGAGCTGCTCGAAACGTCGCCGTACACCTACGATCTCAAACAGCTCGCCGAACTCTGGCGTCACGGCAGCGTCGTGCGCTCGTGGCTGCTCGATCTCGCCGTACTCGCGTTCGATGAGGATCCGGGCCTCGAAAAAATTCGCGGGTACGTCGACGATAACGGTGAGGGGCGCTGGACGGTGCAAGCCGCGATCGAGCAGAGCGTGCCGGCACCGGTCATCACGCTCTCGCTTATGGCACGCTTCGCATCGCGTCAAGA